A genomic region of Alnus glutinosa chromosome 11, dhAlnGlut1.1, whole genome shotgun sequence contains the following coding sequences:
- the LOC133881611 gene encoding dynamin-like protein ARC5 — protein MKHAEGHNTQHLNTCSHLISSQFNLEDMEMEGSDCAGSPLRNQMGESESEKQWRLYEAYNELHGLAQEFDTPFEAPAVLVVGHQTDGKSALVEALMGFQFNHVGGGTKTRRPITLHMKYDPLCEVPRCRLLSSDSPSASDPTLASAEEKSLPQIQAYIEAENMRLESDPCQFSTKEIIIKVEYKYCPNLTIIDTPGLIAPAPGLKNRALQSQARAVESLVRAKMQHKEFIILCLEDCSDWSNATTRRVVMQIDPELSRTVIVSTKLDTKIPQFARASDVEVFLSPPACTLDGFILGDSPFFTSVPSGRVGSGHDSVYRTNDEFKQAISLREVDDVASLEEKLGRSLSKQERSRIGVSKLRLFLEELLQKRYMDSIPSIIPLLEKEYRSTTRKLNEINRELSTLDEVKLKEKGRAFHDLFLTKLSLLLKGTVVAPPDKYGETLQDERNNGGAFVASDGIQFPHKLIPNAGMRLYGGAQYHRAMAEFRFVVGGIKCPPIMREEIVNACGVEDIHDGTNYSRTACVIAVAKARDTFEPFLHQLGGRLLHILKRLLPISVYLLQKDGEYLSGHEVFLRRVASAFNRFAETTERACHEKCMEDLISTTRYVTWSLHNKNRAGLRQFLDSFGGTEPSTVGGNPLSAGISHDSMLGSVGNEKQDSKPKGDVKLSHLASGTDSTTSVQTTETRLADLLDSTLWNRRLAPSSERLVYALVQQIFHGIKEYFLASAELKFNCFLLMPVVDKLPALLREDLESAFEDDLDSIFDITNLQHSLHLRKRDAEIELKRIKRLKEKFRQIHDQLCSHQLKSRPSMISTK, from the exons ATGAAACACGCAGAGGGCCACAACACACAACACTTGAACACGTgttctcatctcatctcatctcaatTCAATCTTGAAGATATGGAGATGGAGGGCTCCGACTGCGCGGGCAGCCCTCTTCGAAACCAAATGGGGGAATCGGAGTCGGAGAAGCAGTGGAGGCTGTACGAGGCGTACAACGAGCTGCACGGTCTGGCCCAAGAGTTTGACACCCCATTCGAGGCTCCGGCGGTGCTGGTTGTCGGCCACCAGACCGACGGCAAGAGCGCCCTCGTTGAAGCGCTCATGGGCTTCCAGTTCAATCACGTCGGCGGTGGCACCAAGACCAGACGGCCCATTACTCTCCACATGAAGTACGACCCTCTGTGTGAGGTTCCTCGCTGCCGCCTGCTCTCCTCCGATTCTCCCTCTGCCTCTGATCCCACCCTCGCTTCCGCTGAGGAAAAGTCTCTGCCACAAATTCAG GCATACATTGAAGCTGAAAACATGAGGTTGGAGAGCGACCCTTGTCAATTCTCCACTAAAGAAATTATCATTAAAGTGGAATATAAGTATTGCCCAAACCTTACCATTATAGACACTCCTGGACTTATTGCTCCTGCTCCAGGTCTAAAGAATCGAGCGCTACAG AGTCAAGCTCGTGCAGTGGAATCCCTTGTGCGAGCTAAAATGCAGCATAAAGAGTTCATTATATTATGTCTCGAAGATTGCAGTGACTGGAGCAATGCAACCACCCGGCGGGTGGTTATGCAA ATTGATCCTGAGCTTTCAAGGACTGTAATTGTCTCGACCAAGCTTGATACAAAAATACCCCAGTTTGCACGTGCATCAGATGTAGAGGTTTTCCTTTCACCGCCTGCATGTACACTTGATGGCTTCATACTAGGTGACTCTCCCTTTTTCACATCCGTGCCTTCGGGAAGAGTTGGTTCCGGACATGATTCGGTTTACAGAACAAATGACGAGTTTAAACAG GCAATATCCCTAAGAGAGGTGGATGATGTTGCATCTTTGGAGGAGAAATTGGGCCGATCACTGTCAAAGCAAGAAAGAAGTAGAATAGGTGTAAGCAAACTTAGATTGTTCTTGGAAGAGTTGCTGCAGAAAAG GTATATGGATAGCATTCCATCGATCATTCCACTTCTTGAAAAGGAGTACCGCAGCACAACAAGAAAGTTGAATGAAATAAATCGGGAACTCAG CACCTTGGATGAAGTAAAATTAAAGGAGAAAGGAAGAGCATTTCATGATCTGTTCTTGACCAAG TTGTCGTTGCTACTGAAAGGGACAGTTGTTGCACCTCCAGATAAATATG GGGAAACACTACAAGATGAGAGAAATAACGGGGGGGCATTTGTTGCTTCTGATGGTATTCAGTTTCCTCATAAGTTAATACCT AATGCCGGAATGCGTCTTTATGGGGGTGCACAGTATCATCGTGCCATGGCTGAATTTCGTTTTGTGGTTGGAGGAATTAAATGCCCTCCAATTATGCGGGAAGAGATTGTAAATGCCTGTGGAGTTGAAGATATTCATGATGGAACAAACTACTCAAG GACAGCTTGCGTAATAGCTGTTGCAAAGGCTAGGGACACGTTTGAACCTTTTCTTCATCAG TTGGGTGGTAGACTCTTGCACATCCTGAAGAGATTGCTTCCTATCTCTGTTTATCTACTTCAA AAAGATGGTGAATATCTAAGTGGTCATGAAGTGTTTCTCAGGCGCGTTGCTTCTGCCTTTAACAGATTTGCTGAAACTACTGAAAGAGCTTGCCACGAAAA ATGTATGGAGGATTTAATAAGCACCACCCGTTATGTCACTTGGTCCCTCCACAATAAG AATCGGGCTGGGTTACGCCAATTTTTAGACTCATTTGGAGGAACAGAACCGTCCACTGTGGGTGGTAATCCTCTGTCTGCTGGAATTTCCCATGATTCGATGTTGGGGTCTGTTGGCAATGAGAAGCAGGACTCAAAACCAAAGGGGGATGTAAAGCTCAGTCATCTGGCCTCAGGCACTGACTCGACCACTTCTGTTCAGACAACAGAAACAAGGCTGGCTGATCTTCTGGATAGCACACTTTGGAATCGGAGGCTTGCTCCTTCATCTGAAAGGCTTGTTTATGCTTTGGTACAACAGATATTTCATGGCATAAAAGAATATTTCTTGGCATCTGCAGAATTAAAG TTCAACTGCTTCCTGCTAATGCCGGTTGTAGACAAGTTGCCGGCACTCCTCCGGGAGGACTTGGAATCTGCTTTTGAAGATGACTTGGATAGTATTTTTGATATCACCAACCTGCAACACTCACTGCACCTGCGGAAGCGAGATGCAGAGATTGAGCTGAAAAGG ATTAAGAGGCTTAAAGAGAAATTCAGACAAATACATGATCAGCTTTGTTCACATCAACTCAAGTCTAGGCCATCCATGATCTCCACCAAGTGA